One genomic segment of Rubripirellula tenax includes these proteins:
- a CDS encoding NUDIX domain-containing protein: MKKIVGEAVRAAGILLFSDSESPSHFLLMRHRDRWDLPKGHCEKGESFKQAAIRETEEETGIPATDIELENDFHFDLRYPVTYKRHGDVVFDKHVRYFIGYVTGQPSLTLTEHESAEWFQWKSPPEPVQAETIDPLLAAAAGFLANQRPQ; this comes from the coding sequence ATGAAGAAAATCGTTGGCGAAGCGGTTCGAGCGGCAGGGATTTTACTGTTTTCCGACTCGGAATCGCCAAGCCATTTTCTGTTGATGCGTCACCGTGATCGCTGGGACTTGCCCAAAGGCCACTGCGAGAAGGGCGAGTCGTTCAAGCAAGCCGCGATTCGCGAAACCGAGGAAGAAACGGGCATCCCAGCAACGGATATCGAATTAGAAAACGATTTTCACTTCGATCTTCGATATCCCGTCACCTACAAGCGGCATGGCGACGTGGTTTTCGACAAGCACGTTCGTTACTTCATCGGCTATGTCACCGGACAGCCGTCGCTAACGCTGACCGAGCACGAATCGGCTGAGTGGTTCCAATGGAAGTCTCCACCCGAACCCGTCCAGGCCGAAACGATTGATCCGCTCCTTGCCGCCGCCGCGGGATTCCTGGCCAATCAACGCCCCCAATGA
- a CDS encoding cob(I)yrinic acid a,c-diamide adenosyltransferase produces the protein MKIYTRTGDTGSTGLFGGPRVSKDDDRIESYGTVDELNAAIGMARAAGVGSEIDEQLSQIQHELFSIGAELATPDPDAFQMRIITTGHIERLEQWIDHHEKNLPPLKHFILPAGHAGSVTLHLARSICRRAERRVVTLVRHHETQISEELIVYLNRLSDLLFVLTRAVNHNAGIEEVQWIRPT, from the coding sequence ATGAAAATTTATACGCGAACCGGTGACACTGGCAGTACCGGGTTGTTCGGTGGGCCTCGTGTGTCGAAGGATGATGACCGGATCGAATCTTATGGCACAGTCGATGAACTCAACGCTGCGATCGGAATGGCTCGAGCAGCGGGCGTCGGAAGCGAGATTGACGAGCAATTGTCCCAAATCCAGCACGAACTGTTTTCGATCGGCGCCGAGTTGGCGACACCGGATCCGGATGCGTTTCAGATGCGAATCATCACCACGGGTCACATTGAACGACTGGAGCAATGGATCGATCATCACGAAAAGAATCTGCCGCCGCTGAAGCACTTTATTCTGCCGGCCGGACACGCCGGATCGGTGACCCTGCACTTGGCCCGGTCGATTTGCCGCCGTGCGGAACGGCGAGTCGTCACGTTGGTCCGGCATCACGAGACTCAAATTTCGGAAGAGTTGATTGTCTATCTGAATCGGTTGAGCGACCTTTTGTTCGTCCTGACTCGGGCGGTGAACCACAACGCGGGGATCGAAGAAGTCCAGTGGATTCGCCCAACTTGA
- a CDS encoding P-II family nitrogen regulator has translation MKKVEAIVRHFKLEDVKNALTDQGIHGMTVSEVRGFGRQKGHTEIYRGTEYAIDFVPKVKIEVVCTDENLQTVIDTILQTAQTGQIGDGKIFVTNLEDSIRIRTGERGEDAL, from the coding sequence GTGAAGAAAGTCGAAGCCATTGTCCGTCACTTTAAGCTCGAGGACGTGAAGAATGCCCTAACCGATCAGGGCATTCACGGCATGACGGTCAGCGAAGTGCGTGGCTTTGGGCGCCAAAAAGGTCATACCGAAATCTATCGCGGGACCGAGTATGCGATCGACTTCGTTCCCAAAGTGAAAATCGAAGTCGTCTGCACTGACGAAAACCTTCAAACGGTCATCGACACGATTCTGCAGACGGCTCAAACCGGCCAGATCGGCGACGGTAAAATCTTCGTGACGAACTTGGAAGATTCGATCCGCATCCGAACCGGTGAACGGGGCGAGGACGCGCTCTAA